A part of Ignavibacteriales bacterium genomic DNA contains:
- a CDS encoding SGNH/GDSL hydrolase family protein: protein MSCFLLKAQYLKRANLVTNSLGMRDKEYTIEKPANTLRIALLGTSVEMGSGVENDMMFEKLLEDRLNSEFITDPNKKIEILNFSVGGYHLIQCVKQTKDKIFNFKPDVVFYFAHSQENKRVVDRSTRFFLDDKLDLEFDFLKKLKIESGINNKMSRNEVQKKLLQYGDRVVSWGYSEIVKNCRQNNAIPVWVFLPTLEGIFNEDDRSVKKLKKEAEAAGFIVISLENVFKDFDKEKLWVAPWDMHPNSEGHKLIADLLYKQLLKKQNEIKLNF from the coding sequence TTGAGCTGCTTCCTTCTAAAAGCACAATATTTAAAAAGAGCAAATCTTGTTACTAATAGTTTAGGAATGCGCGATAAAGAATACACAATTGAAAAGCCCGCTAACACTTTGAGAATTGCTTTATTAGGTACTTCAGTTGAGATGGGATCCGGTGTTGAAAACGATATGATGTTTGAGAAGTTGCTTGAAGATCGTTTAAACTCAGAATTTATCACTGATCCAAACAAAAAAATTGAAATACTTAACTTTTCTGTTGGGGGGTATCATCTGATTCAATGTGTTAAACAAACCAAAGATAAAATTTTTAATTTTAAGCCTGATGTTGTCTTTTACTTTGCGCATTCTCAAGAAAACAAAAGAGTTGTTGATAGGTCAACTAGATTCTTTCTGGATGATAAATTGGATTTAGAATTTGACTTTCTAAAAAAGTTAAAAATTGAAAGCGGTATTAATAATAAAATGAGCCGTAATGAGGTTCAGAAAAAACTACTTCAATATGGTGATCGTGTTGTTTCTTGGGGATATAGTGAAATTGTAAAAAACTGCCGACAAAATAATGCAATTCCCGTCTGGGTATTTCTACCGACATTAGAAGGCATTTTTAATGAGGATGATAGAAGCGTTAAGAAATTAAAAAAAGAAGCTGAGGCTGCCGGGTTTATTGTAATTTCGCTTGAGAATGTATTTAAAGATTTTGATAAAGAAAAATTATGGGTTGCCCCATGGGATATGCATCCGAACAGTGAG